One genomic window of Cannabis sativa cultivar Pink pepper isolate KNU-18-1 chromosome 2, ASM2916894v1, whole genome shotgun sequence includes the following:
- the LOC133035164 gene encoding probable calcium-binding protein CML18 has product MGFCFESSVVQPKVAEIEWRDDQLTMAFKTFDTDNDRKLSKRELKEAFKYLGSHCSRFRGARALKYADQDNDGFVDLSNSELSKLVTYANNCGYKVV; this is encoded by the coding sequence ATGGGGTTTTGCTTTGAATCGTCTGTAGTTCAGCCAAAAGTAGCGGAAATTGAATGGAGAGATGACCAGTTAACAATGGCTTTCAAAACGTTCGACACAGATAATGATAGGAAGCTTTCGAAGAGAGAGCTGAAAGAAGCTTTCAAATATCTTGGATCTCATTGCAGCAGATTTAGAGGTGCAAGAGCTCTTAAATATGCTGATCAAGATAACGATGGCTTTGTTGATCTCTCTAATTCTGAGTTGTCTAAACTCGTCACCTATGCCAACAACTGTGGCTATAAAGTtgtttag
- the LOC115721310 gene encoding fasciclin-like arabinogalactan protein 12 gives MNKQAIIYFSFLFLCFFYHCKGATILAHSPAQPPSKHVAAAAPTKAKALTPTKAPTALPVPAVEPPSQVPLVQAPPHKALYTPTDVTKILEKAGIFSVFIRLLKSTSVSIQIENQLNVSNTLTIFAPTNGAFGALKPGTLNTLSTEDKVQLVQYHILPTLVSLQNFETLSNPVRTQASNTNDFPLNVTVEGSLVNISTGIVNATISGTVYEDNQLAIYKVDKVLLPLGIFGPKPKTKHLAPSPTPLKPSKDTNSSSSSSSSSSSSSSEESISPDAAEGDKSSKSKGVVVMNNGVVNIGIVMVVVISMWGAYI, from the coding sequence atgaacAAGCAAGCAATCATTTACTTCTCATTCTTGTTTTTGTGTTTCTTTTACCACTGCAAAGGAGCCACAATATTAGCTCACTCTCCAGCCCAACCTCCATCAAAACATGTAGCTGCTGCAGCCCCAACTAAAGCTAAGGCCTTAACCCCAACGAAAGCGCCAACAGCTTTGCCAGTGCCCGCGGTGGAGCCGCCATCTCAAGTGCCACTCGTCCAAGCGCCACCCCACAAAGCCCTTTACACACCAACCGACGTCACCAAAATCCTCGAAAAAGCCGGTATCTTCAGTGTCTTCATCCGCCTCCTTAAGAGTACTTCTGTAAGCATTCAGATCGAGAATCAACTAAATGTATCCAACACATTGACCATTTTTGCCCCAACAAATGGGGCCTTTGGTGCTTTGAAACCTGGCACTCTTAACACACTCTCCACTGAAGACAAAGTCCAGCTTGTCCAATACCACATTCTTCCTACTTTAGTTTCACTCCAAAACTTTGAGACTCTCAGTAACCCTGTACGGACACAAGCTAGCAATACTAATGACTTTCCTCTAAATGTTACTGTTGAAGGAAGCTTGGTTAACATATCTACTGGAATTGTTAACGCTACCATTTCTGGTACCGTTTATGAGGATAATCAGCTTGCTATTTACAAGGTCGATAAGGTGTTACTTCCACTTGGAATTTTCGGTCCGAAACCGAAGACAAAACACTTGGCTCCTTCTCCCACACCATTGAAGCCTTCGAAAGATACTAAttcgtcttcttcttcatcatcttcatcatcttcttcctcttctgagGAATCCATTAGCCCGGATGCGGCGGAAGGGGACAAGTCGTCAAAGTCCAAGGGTGTTGTTGTTATGAATAATGGTGTTGTAAACATTGGGATTGTTATGGTTGTTGTAATCTCTATGTGGGGTgcttatatttag
- the LOC115718728 gene encoding fasciclin-like arabinogalactan protein 12 — MKQTLISFSFLLLILSHTTMSLTHQAPAKAPSAHIAATKGATPAVAPTKPKVATPTPTATPARAPTSSEAQAPSAEPLVEAPPRKAKPEPTDVVKILDKAGTFSVFIRILKSTQVIEQIENQLNTSNSMTILAPTNDAFSALKPGTLNFLNAEQKVQLVQYHILPSFISISTFQTLSNPVRTQASNTDEYPLNITTQGNWVNISTGVVNTTISGTIYADSQLAIYKIDKVLLPMAIFAPTKLHKALAPAPALLAKPTKGLAGSGKGSDSSSDLSSSTSTLDDNPVSSMHASGAFRNGMVATIGVINVFGAIALLF; from the coding sequence ATGAAGCAAACTCTCATCTCTTTTTCATTCCTACTTCTTATCTTATCTCACACCACAATGAGTTTAACTCATCAAGCTCCAGCCAAAGCCCCATCTGCCCACATAGCCGCTACTAAAGGCGCCACCCCAGCCGTGGCGCCTACAAAACCTAAAGTAGCAACACCAACACCCACAGCAACCCCAGCTCGAGCACCGACCTCATCAGAAGCACAAGCTCCCTCAGCAGAGCCACTAGTTGAAGCTCCACCGCGAAAAGCCAAACCCGAGCCAACCGATGTGGTTAAGATTCTTGACAAAGCCGGAACCTTTAGTGTCTTCATCCGCATACTCAAAAGCACCCAAGTAATTGAACAGATCGAAAACCAACTCAACACTTCCAACAGCATGACAATTCTAGCCCCAACTAACGACGCTTTCTCCGCTTTAAAACCCGGAACACTCAACTTCTTAAATGCAGAACAAAAGGTACAATTAGTACAATACCACATCTTACCTTCTTTCATTTCCATCTCGACTTTCCAGACTCTCAGTAACCCTGTCCGTACACAAGCTAGTAACACTGACGAGTACCCTTTAAACATCACAACACAAGGTAATTGGGTTAACATATCAACTGGTGTTGTCAATACAACTATTTCTGGCACAATCTATGCCGATAGCCAACTCGCTATTTATAAAATCGACAAGGTTTTGCTTCCCATGGCCATTTTCGCTCCCACTAAGCTTCATAAGGCCCTCGCACCTGCGCCTGCATTGCTTGCTAAGCCTACAAAAGGCTTAGCAGGTAGCGGTAAAGGGTCAGATTCGTCATCTGACCTCTCATCATCTACTTCAACATTGGATGATAACCCAGTTTCTTCAATGCATGCCTCTGGTGCTTTTCGTAATGGCATGGTCGCAACAATTGGTGTTATTAATGTTTTTGGTGCAATTGCACTTTTATTTTGA
- the LOC115718726 gene encoding fasciclin-like arabinogalactan protein 12: MNTKHFVTIFSFLTLIFFHATTLATTPTAHAPSQSPAQAPAKPLLAQPPKKSKSSSGAPALDSAASSAPPLSQEPIVQAPPHKGRSRIPTDVAGILEKVGGFSVFNRLLKSTEVLTQIENQLSASNSLTILAPTNDAFASSLKPGTLNTLTKEQKIQMIQYHVLPTFISLSNFQTLSNPVRTQAANTYDYPMNITTEGNWVNISTGIVNASITATVFSDDQLAIYRVDKVLLPLGVFAPRPKLQPSPSPSALLAKPTKDSSSNSSSSSSSSSMSSRADGPGGASEDNDDDQKTNNASSASDFTIGARTMSFGAVIVSMVATKYILVLF, translated from the coding sequence ATGAATACCAAACACTTTGTCACGATCTTCTCATTCCTAACCCTAATCTTCTTCCATGCAACAACTTTAGCCACAACCCCAACTGCTCATGCCCCATCCCAATCACCAGCACAAGCACCAGCTAAACCCTTATTAGCTCAACCCCCAAAGAAGTCAAAGTCTTCTTCGGGGGCGCCTGCCCTAGACTCAGCGGCCTCTTCTGCTCCACCCTTGTCACAAGAGCCAATAGTCCAAGCTCCACCCCACAAAGGCCGAAGCAGGATTCCCACCGACGTGGCAGGAATCCTCGAAAAAGTAGGAGGCTTTAGTGTCTTCAATCGCCTCCTTAAAAGCACCGAAGTACTCACTCAAATCGAAAACCAACTGAGTGCCTCAAACAGCTTAACCATCTTAGCCCCAACAAACGATGCCTTCGCCTCTTCACTCAAACCCGGAACACTCAACACCTTAACCAAAGAACAAAAAATCCAAATGATACAATACCATGTATTACCAACTTTCATTTCTCTTTCGAATTtccaaaccctaagcaaccctGTCCGTACACAAGCTGCTAATACGTATGATTATCCTATGAACATTACTACCGAAGGTAATTGGGTTAACATATCGACCGGTATTGTCAATGCTTCTATTACTGCCACTGTGTTCTCTGATGATCAGTTGGCTATTTATAGAGTGGATAAGGTTTTGCTTCCTCTCGGTGTTTTTGCACCGAGGCCAAAGCTTCAACCTTCTCCTTCACCCTCCGCTCTTTTGGCTAAGCCAACAAAAGATTCTTCATCgaattcatcatcatcatcgagTTCTTCTTCAATGTCCTCCAGGGCGGATGGCCCTGGTGGAGCAAGTGAGGATAATGATGATGATCAGAAGACGAATAATGCTTCTAGTGCATCTGATTTTACTATTGGAGCTCGAACGATGTCGTTTGGAGCTGTAATAGTTTCCATGGTCGCAACAAAATACATTCTTGTGCTTTTTTAG